GGCCAGCAACCTGGGTCGGCCCGGCTTGGCCATCGTCGAGTCCGACGAGGACGTCCTGCTCTACGACACCGGCCACATCCCGGGCGCGGTGAAGATCGACTGGCATCTCGACCTCAATGACCCCAATGTGCGTGACTACATCAACGGTGAGCAATTCGCCGAGTTGATGGACCGCAAGGGCATCGGCCGCGACGACACCGTCGTCATCTACGGCGACAAGAGCAACTGGTGGGCGGCCTACGCACTGTGGGTGTTCACCCTGTTCGGCCACCCTGACGTGCGCCTTCTCGACGGCGGGCGCGATCTGTGGGTCTCCCACGGCCGCGACACCACCCTTGAGGTGCCCACCCGGCAGTCCAGCGGCTACCCGGTGGTAGAGCGCAACGACGCCCCGATCCGCGCCTACCGCAACGACGTGCTCGACATCCTGGGCAAACAGCCGTTGATCGACGTCCGCTCGCCCCAGGAGTACACGGGCGAACGCACCCACATGCCCGACTACCCGGAGGAAGGCGCGCTGCGCGGCGGGCACATCCCCACTGCCAAGTCGATCCCCTGGGCCAAGGCAGCCAGGGACAGCGGGCAGTTCCGCAGCCGCGCCGAACTCGAGGACCTCTATGGCTTCCTCAAGCCGGACGACGAGACGGTGGTGTACTGCCGGATCGGCGAGCGCTCGAGCCACACCTGGTTCGTGCTGACCCATCTGCTGGGGTTGCCCGGGGTGCGCAACTACGACGGCTCGTGGACCGAATGGGGCAATGCCGTGCGGGTCCCGGTTGCCGTCGGCCCGGACCCGGGCGAAGCCCCGTGACGATGCCGGCCGCCCTGGCAGAGGTCGTCTCCGACTTCCAGGAGGTGGCCGGCCAGGACAAGTTGCAGCTGCTGTTGGAGTTCGCCAACGAGTTGCCGCCGTTGCCCTCCCACCTCGAGGAGGCGGCCATGGAGCCGGTTCCCGAGTGCCAGTCACCGCTGTTTCTGGACGTCGACGCCTCCGACCGGGACAAGGTTCGGCTGTACTTCAGCGCTCCCCCGGAGGCCCCGACGACGCGCGGGTTCGCCGCGATCCTGGCGGAGGGCCTGGACGGCCAGTCGGCCGATGACATCCTGGCGGTGCCCGACGACTTCTACACCGCACTGGGCCTGGCCGCGTTGATCAGCCCGCTGCGGCTGCGCGGTATGTCGGCGATGCTGACGCGGATCAAGCGGCGGTTGCGCGCGGCCTGAGGCCGCCGGAATCCGGTCAGCTCCGCGGCACCCGATTCCCCGGCCCGACGCCGGAAACCTCGGTACCGGCCTTGTCTGCGATGGGGCCGTCGGTGAGAACTGTTGTGCCGTCGGTGATTTTGCCCCATCTGCTGGTCATCGCCCGCACCTCCGGGCTTCCGGTTCGACACCCCGCCTTGTCTGCGTCAGGCCCGCCACCGGCATCGGACCAACGCAGCTTCACGTTCACCGTCACCGTGGAGGTACCCAGGCGGGACAACGCGGGGACCACCTGACAACCCCCGGGCGGCTGGCTCGACGAAGTCCCGTCGTCGAGCTGGACGCCCTTCTCAGCCGCCTTCTGCTGCGCCTCGGCCTCCTGCTCCCGTTTCTCGGCCGCTGACATCGACAGGGAATCGGAGATGACCACGCTGCCCATGACCAAAGCCAGGCAGATCAACAGCACACCGCTGGCACGGGTCATCCCGTAGGACAGATCGCTCGGCTCGTTGGCTTCTGGATGGCGGAACTTCCACGACTGGGTGGCCCACCAGATACCTTTGGGTCCGGCCACCATGACTCCGCCGACCAACACGCCCACGACGATGAGAATCCACGGACCAACAGTAATGGCGTCGGGCAGCCGCTCGGTGCGGGAATTTCGGGCCTCCAACAGGACTGATGTGACACCCGTTAGATTCGGTGTGAAACCTACTCACCGGTAACCGATACCGGATTGGGAAGCCTCAAGGTGCGGCGCATAAACTGCCCGCGATAGATTCTTAAAGACGTTTCTTAGAGAACTGCCGAGGAGGCACCGTGGCCAACCACGCCAGCTCAAAGATCTCCAAGGTGCTGGTCGCCAATCGCGGGGAGATCGCGGTACGGGTGATCCGCGCCGCCAAGGACGCTGGGCTTGCCAGCGTGGCCGTGTATGCCGAGCCCGACGCCGATGCACCGCACGTGCGGCTCGCCGATGAAGCTTTCGCCCTGGGGGGCCAGACCTCAGCCGAGTCCTACCTGGTCTTCGAGAAGATCCTGGACGCTGCCGCGAAGTCCGGCGCCAACGCCATCCACCCGGGTTACGGCTTCCTGTCGGAGAACGCCGACTTCGCCCAGGCCGTGCTCGACGCCGGGCTGATCTGGATCGGGCCCAGCCCGCAGTCGATTCGCGACCTCGGTGACAAGGTCACCGCGCGCCACATCGCCGCGCGTGCCCAGGCACCGCTGGTGCCGGGCACCCCGGACCCGGTCAAGGACGCCGACGAGGTCGTCGCGTTCGCCAAGGAGTACGGCGTGCCGGTCGCGATCAAGGCCGCCTTCGGCGGTGGCGGTCGCGGCATGAAGGTGGCCCGCACCATCGAGGAGATCCCCGAGCTGTTCGAGTCGGCGACCCGTGAGGCCGTCGCCGCGTTCGGTCGCGGCGAGTGCTTCGTCGAGCGCTACCTGGACAAGCCGCGCCACGTCGAGGCCCAGGTGATCGCCGATACCCACGGCAACGTGGTCGTCGCCGGCACCCGCGACTGCTCGCTGCAGCGCCGCTTCCAGAAGCTGGTCGAGGAGGCCCCGGCGCCGTTCCTGACCGACGCGCAGCGCAAGGAGATCCACGAGTCCGCCAAGCGCATCTGCAAGGAGGCCGGTTACTACGGTGCAGGCACCGTCGAGTACCTGGTCGGCCAGGACGGCCTGATCTCCTTCCTGGAGGTCAACACCCGTCTGCAGGTGGAACACCCGGTCACCGAGGAGACCTCGGGCATCGACCTGGTGCTGCAGCAGTTCAAGATCGCCAACGGCGAGGCGCTGGACATCACCGAGGATCCGACCCCGCGCGGTCACTCGTTCGAGTTCCGCATCAACGGCGAGGATGCCGGCCGCGGCTTCCTGCCTGCCCCCGGCCCCGTCACCAAGTTCGAGGCCCCGACGGGCCCGGGCGTCCGGATGGACTCCGGTGTGGAGAGCGGCTCGGTCATCGGCGGCCAGTTCGACTCGATGCTGGCCAAGCTGATCGTCACCGGCGCCACCCGCGAAGAGGCCCTGGCCCGCTCGCGTCGCGCCCTCGCCGAGTTCAACGTCGAGGGTCTGGCCACCGTCATCCCGTTCCACCGCGCCGTGACCGCCGACCCGGCCTTCATCGGCGACGGCGAGAAGTTCGACGTGCACACCCGCTGGATCGAGACCGAGTGGGACAACACGGTCGAGCCGTTCACCGGTGGCGATCCGATCGAGGAAGAGGACACCATTCCTCGCCAGACCGTGGTCGTCGAGGTCGGCGGCCGTCGCCTCGAGGTGTCGCTGCCCGGTGACCTGGCGCTCGGCGGTGGCGGCGGCGCTGCCCCCGGCGTCGTCCGCAAGAAGCCCAAGGCCCGCAAGCGTGGCGGCGGCGGCGCGACGGCGGCTTCGGGTGACTCGGTGACCGCACCGATGCAGGGCACCGTGGTCAAGGTGGCCGTCGAGGAAGGCCAGGAAGTGTCCGCGGGCGACCTCGTGGTGGTCCTGGAGGCCATGAAGATGGAGAACCCGGTGACGGCGCACAAGGACGGTGTCATCACCGGCCTGGCCGTCGAGGCCGGTGCCGCCATCACCCAGGGCACCGTGATCGCCGAGATCAAGTAGCGCCCAGTCTTTTTCCGCGAGGCTGTAGCCACCACACCCGGTGGCTGCAGCCTCGCGGTGTTTCAGGGGACCGGCTATGGAACGCTGGTCCCGTGGAACCTGTGGAGATCAACAACGGCCAGTGGTATCTGCGCGGGCTGCGCGCCGACGACCGGGTCGACGACCGGCCCGCGCTCACCGACCTCGGCGAAGAGGACCTGGACTACGTTCACGACGCCGCCGACGGCTGGGCCGATGACACCCGGTACACCTGGGCGGTGTGCGAACCGACCACCGGCGAGCTGCTCGCCGAGGTCATCCTGGATCCCGTCACGGGATTCCTGAGCAGCCGGGGCCGTCCCGGTTTCGAGGACGCCGCGGCCATCTCGGAGGACACGGTGCGGCGCTACGCGACGCAGGTGCTCGGGCTGGAGGTGCACACGTGAGCCCGACTCCCAAGATCGTGACCGTTACCGGCGCCGCGGGCCAGATCGGCTATGCCGCGCTGTTCCGGATCGGCGCGGGCGCCCTGCTGGGACGCGACGTGCCGGTGAAGCTGCGCCTGCTGGAACTGCCCTCGGCGATCCGTGCGGCCGAAGGCGTGGTGATGGAGCTGGTCGACAGCGCCTTCGACGGGCTGGTCGACATCGAGATTCACGACGATCCGGTGCGGGCGTTCGACGGCGTCGACGTCGCGCTGCTGGTCGGGGCGCGGCCGCGCAGCAAGGGCATGGAGCGTGCCGATCTGCTGGCCGCCAACGCCGCGATCTTCGCCGAATCGGGCAAGGCCCTGAACGCCGGCGCGGCCAACGACGTGCGCGTCGTCGTGGTCGGCAATCCGGCGAACACCAATGCGCTGGTGGCCTCGGCCCACGCGCCCGACATTCCGGCTGAGAGGTTCACCGCGCTGACCCGGCTCGACCACAACCGGGCAGTCGCCGCCCTCGCCACCCACGCAGGTGTGCACGTCACCGACGTGTCCCGGGTGACCGTGTGGGGCAACCACTCCCCGACCATGTACCCCGACATCTTCCACGCAGTCGTCGACGGGCGGCCGGGCTCGGAGTTCGCATCGGACACCGACTGGCTGACCCACGACTTCATCCCGACGGTGGCCACCCGCGGTACCGCGATCATCGAGGCGCGCGGCACCTCGTCGGCGGCATCGGCTGCCAACGCCGCCATCGATCACGTCCGGGACTGGGTCGACGGCACCGACCCCGATGACTGGACGTCGGTGGCGCTGCCGTCTCCCGGTGTCTACGGGATCCCCGAAGGTGTGGTCGCCTCCCTGCCGGTGCGCGCGGTCGACGGCGTGTGGGAGATCGTGGAGGGCTTGGAGGTCAACGACTTCTCGCGGGCCCGGATCGACGCGTCGGTGGCCGAACTGCTCGACGAGCGCCACGCGGTCGAACGGCTCGGTCTGCTGTAGTCCGTCGGCGGCTTTCACCCACCGTGAATCGTGCGGAATAAGCAGGCCGGCAACCCGGACCGCACGGTGTGGGCGCTCAGCCGCACTGCGAGCTTCTAGCCTCGGGCGCATGCCACCTCATCCTTCGGCACACCCGTTCGCAGGCCGCAACATCGTGCTCGTCGGCGGTGGCTCGGGCATCGGTCTGGCTACCGCCCGCCTGGTCACTGCGGGGAAGGGCACGGTCGTGTTGGGCGGGCGCACGCCCGAGCGGCTGGCCGCCGCCGCGGCAACCCTCGGCCCGCAAGCCAGTTGGCATCAGGTCGATACCGCTGACCAGGATTCGATCGACGCGTTCTTCGATTTCGTCGGTACCAGGCTCGGCTCCGTCCACGGCCTGTTCACCACCGCCGCCGACTACCTGACCGGTCCGATGGCCGGGCTCAGTGTCGAACAGGCGGCCACGGTGTTCGACTCCAAGTTCTGGGGGCAGTACCGCGTGGTCAAGTCGGCGATTCCGGTGCTGAGCCCTGACGCCGCGATCGTGCTGATGTCGGGTGCCGCCAGTGCCCGCCCGGCCGCGATCGCTCCTGCTTACAGCGCGGCCAACGCGGCGATCGAAGGCCTGGCCCGCGGATTGGCTGTGGAATTGGCGCCGGTGACCGTCAACGCAATCGCCCCTGGCACGGTCGAAGGCAATCTGTGGAGCCAACGTGATCCCGCGATCCGGGAACAGGCGTTCGGCGCCTATCGCGACGCCTCCACCATCGGACGGTTGGCCGACGAAGATGAGATCGCGCAGTCGGTGGGCTATCTGCTGAGCAGCCGGATCACTACCGGTTCCACCCTTTTCCCAGACGGGGGTTACGCCTTCCGCTGACGTGCGGTCAGCGTTCGTCGATGTCGAGACCAGTGGCCAGGTCACCGCATTCCACGGCGATGACGTCGTCGCGGCCACCGAGGAACGCCCGGGCGCCCTGGTCGCCGTGCAACGTGGCAGCCAGCGCCGCGACGTGTCTGCGGGCCAGTACGACCGGATGGCCGGGACGGCCGTCGTAGCGGGCACGGGCCAGACCGGAACCCGCGCCGCGTGCCGCGTCCAGCACCCTGGCCACGACGGCGGCGCCGACGTCGGGAGTGTCGACGGTGTGCAGGACAACCCACTCGGCGTCGCCGACGGCGTTCAGCCCTTCGCGCACCGACGCGCTCATGCCGTCGGCCCAGCGGGTGGCCACCACCGCGCGGGCCGGCTCAGGCACCTCGACCACGGCGGCGCCGAGCACCACGATGACGTCGTCGCAGCCACCGCGGTCGAGCGCGCTGACCGCGTGGACGAGCCAATCACCGGCATCAGCAAGAACTTTCGGCATCCCGAAGCGGCTGCCCGCACCGGCGGCCAGCACCACCCCGGCAACCGCGTCGGCCTTCGACATGGCAACAAGTCTGACCTGGAACTATAAGAATCCACTCAGACAAATTGTCCGATGACCTTGATGGCGGTAGGGTCCTTTACAGGTTGAGTTCACAGCCGCAGCGAGCGTCATCGACATACGCGCGGGAACTCGCACCGCTGTCGATTGGCGCCGCACCAACAGTACGAATACGTGTATTACGACTGATGGAGCCACAAATGACCGTCTTTTCGACGAGCGCACTGATCGACCGGACCGACGAATCGCCAGCCACATTCGCCACCCGCTGGCTGCCGCCGACAACGGCGGTGATCAGCGCTCACGGCGAAATCGACGCCGTCAACGCAGGCGACTTCGCCGACTACGCGTTGCGGCATACCGGCAAGGCCGAGCGAGTCGCGGTCGACCTCACCGATGTCCAGTTCTTCGGCACCGCAGGGTTATCCGCGCTCACAGCCATCGACGAGCGCTGCTCGGCCACCGACACAGACTGGGTTTTGGTGCCCAGCAAGGCAGTCAACCGATTGCTGCGCATCTGCGATCCGGATTCCGCGTGGCGCACGTGCTACAGCGTGGCCGCGGCGCTGTCCACGCTGAACGGCAAGACCCCGCTACTGCAGCTGGTCGCGAAGTCGCGCTAGCGATTTCGCGAGCAGTCGCGATACGTGCATCTGCGAGACACCGACCCGCTCGGCGATCTGCGTCTGCGTCATGGATTCGAAGAACCGCAGGATCAACACCGTCCGCTCCCGCTCTGGAAGTTGAGCGAGCAACGGCCGCAGTGTTTCTCGATTGTCGATTCGATCCAGGCCGGCGTCCAGATCGCCGAGCGTGTCGACTATCGCGGGGGCATCTTCGTCGCCCCCGCCGCCGCTGTCGATCGACAGGGTGTTGTACGAGCTGCCCGCGACCAGACCCTCGATCACCTCTTCGCGGTCCATGTCGAGTTCCTCGGCGAGCTCCGAGGCGGTCGGGGCACGGCCCAGCCGCTGGGACAGCTCCGCAGTCGCCGCGCCGAGGCGCAGGTGCAGTTCCTTGAGCCGGCGCGGCACCTTCACCGACCAGCTGTTATCGCGGAAGTGGCGCCGGACCTCCCCCATGATCGTCGGCACCGCGAATGACACGAAGTCCGACCCGGCCTCGACATCGAACCGGTTTATCGCGTTGACGAGTCCGACTCTGGCCACCTGGACCAGATCTTCACGCGGCTCACCGCGACCGTCGAATCGCCGCGCGATGTGGTCGGCGAGCGGCAGGCAGCGCTCGACGATCCGCTCGCGTTGACGTTCGCGAGCCGACGAGTCTTCGGACAGTCCGCTGAGTTCGCGAAACATCTCGCGAACGTCCGCATATTCCGACGTCACCGCAGCAGGCTCGCTCGCCTCGTTGTCAGGGTGATTCCGAATACCTGGCCGGTGTCGGGCCCGTCACCGTCGGCGAAGGTCTTCACCTCGTCGGTCAGGGAACTCAGCACATGCCAGCTGAAGCTGCCCGGCTCGACCACCGCGGCACCCGTACAGGTGGTGGAGGCGGTGATCACCACCGATTCCTCGTGCGGGTCGACGACCAACTGCAGGCTCGAATCCGGGACCGCGGCCCTGATCAGTGCGGTGCAGGCTTCGTCCACCGCCAATCGCAGATCGGCGACGACATCGAAATCAAGGTCCTCGAAGGCTGCGACCGCAGCGACGAGTGTGCGCACTACGGCCAGGTTCTCCAGCCTGGCCGCGACCCGAATCTCCACCGACCGATCCCCGCGGTGCAGCGGCTTGGGTTGGCCTTGTTCGTCGGCCATCTCACCTCCCGACATCTCGGATCGACAGTATTCCAGCTGGGACCCTCGTCTCACGAGACCTGCCGTTCCTTCCTGCGCCCTGACAGGGCCCCGCCTGGGACCCCCGCCAGGGATGCCCATCGCGACGCAGCCCGAAACCTGTGTTCGACGTGGGATTATCGACGATATGGATGCGGACCACCCCGAGCTGGATCAGCCCTGGGACCAGACCGCGCGCCAGGAGACGGAAGCCGAACGGCTGGACCGCAACTGGAGCAGCCTGCTGCAGGAGCTGCGGGTGGTGCAGACGGGCGTTCAGTTGCTCACCGGCCTGCTGCTGACTTTGCCGTTCCAGGAGCGGTTCTCGATGCTCGACGAGCCCATGCGCGTCCTTTACCTCGTGACGGTGGCATGCTCCGCCGCGGCCACCGCACTGCTGGTCGCCCCGGTTGGCATGCACCGCATCCTGTTCCGCAGGCACCGGTTGAACCTTCTGGTCTCCGCCGCGCACCGGTGTGCATTCGTCGGGCTGGTGTTGCTCGGGCTCGCGATGGCCGGGGTGACCGAGTTGATCTTCGACACCGTGGCCGGGCGCCAAGCCGGGTTCGTCGCCGGGGCCGTCGCCCTGGTGACGTTCGTGGGTGTCTGGCTCGTGTTGCCGCTGGCGATGAGACTGGGGCATCCGATGTCGACCGGCGGCTCAGTCGAACTCGGCACGCAGCGCAGCCAATAGCGGTCGTGCCGCCTGGTCGAGGAATCGCTGTTGGCCCTCGTCACCGATCTGAACAAGGGCGATATCGGTGAATCCCGCTTCGAGGTAAGGAGCCACGGCCGCGGCGATCGCGTCCAGGTCCGGCCCGCACGGGATGGCCGAGGCGACGTCCTCCCGGCGCACGTATCGGGTGGCCGCGGCGAAACCGGCGGGCGTCGGTAGGTCCGCGTTGACGGCCCAGCCGCCGCCGAACCAGCGGAACTGGTCATGGGCCCGCTCCACCGCGGCGTCCCGGTCTGGGTCCCAGCACACGGGCACCTGTCCGATCACCCGGCCCTCGGGCAGTACCCCGGTGGCCTGCCGACGCTGCTGCCAACCTTCGACGATGGCGCGGTCGGGTGCGACGTTGATCAGGTGGTCGGCCGCGACGGCGAGCTTCTCGACCGACTTCTCGCCGGTCATGGAGACGGCAATCGTCACCGGGACTTCCGGGACATCCCATAACCGCGCCGAGTCCACCTCATAGAACTCGCCTCTGAAGTCGATGAGGTCGCCGCTGAGCAGTTCGCGGATCAGCTTGATCGCCTCGGCCAGCATGTCGAGGCGGCGCTCGACGGTCGGCCAGCCCTGCCCCACGACGTGTTCGTTGAGGTTCTCCCCGCTGCCGAGGCCGAGGGTGAACCGGCCGTCGGCCAGGATCTGCACGGTGGCGGCCTGCTGGGCGACGATCGCCGGGTGGTACCTGATCGTCGGGCACGTCACGTACGAGTACAGCTGCACCTTCTCGGTGGCGTGCGCCACCGCGCCCAGTACGGGCCAGGCATTGGGCGCGTGCCCCTGGCTGGCCAGCCACGGGCTGTAGTGGTCACTGCTCACCTCGAAATCGAAGCCTGCCTGCTCTGCTGACACCGCGTAGTCGACGAGCTGCCGTGGGCCGCTCTGCTCGGTCATCAGGGTGTATCCGAATCTGGCCATGGCGCTGGGATACCCGTGCAGAATGCCGCGAAACTGGGTATGCGAACGCCATGACCGAATCACAGACTCTGCAGACAGAGCACACCGGCGAGCGGCGGATGAGGATCTCGATCACCTGGGTTCTGGTGGTGTTGACCATTCCCGCGGCGGTCGTGGTGTTCCTCTACGGCATGGGGGCGGTGATGGGCATGGCCGGGTGTACCGGCGACGTGTGTGCGAGCAAAGGGCCGGGAGAATTCTGGTTCGGGATCCTGTTCTACGGCGCGCCTGTGGTACCTGTGGTCACGATCGCCGTATCGATCTTCACCTCGCGGATGCGTTACGGCATCCTGGTTCCGATTGCCGGATTGGCATTGTTGGCAATCGATTTCGCGGTTCTCGCGCTCACTTTCTGAGCCCGGACCCCACCGCGAGACAGGGACCCGGCCGCACAGCGGCCGGGTCGCTCGGCGCGGACCTCAGCTGCTCGGCCGCTGCCGCATCACGCCGGGATGATCGGTGTACCAGCGGTCCTCGATACGCCGCACCCTCATGTGTTCCAGGGCCAGCCACATCGATCCGATGACGAATCCCGCCGCAGACAGCGTGCCCACGGTCAGGCCGACATCGGAGTGGCCGGTGGCGAACGCCGCCAGGGTGCCGACGAACAGCACCAATCCCACCAGGATCAGTACCAGCGCAGGCATGATGACGTTGTCCTTCATCGACTCGCCGGCATGCGGCCGGGTTGTCCGAGCGTGATCAACTGGATCTTTTGGGCCGTGCATGGCTGCTCCTTCCCGCCACTTCTCGCCCCACCTGCCGTGCATGGGCTGACTCCACGGTAGAACTCCTGAGCTCCTCTGGCGAGGAAAACACCATGATCATCTGCAGTAGCTCTCTCCGCGCTTCCGCGAAATGCCCTGAGCAGGGCATACGGCCCCGCCATGCGGCGGGGCCGTGAGCGAGGCCGTCCCGGACCGGGCAATCAGTGGTTCCTGAGCATCCCGATCAGTTCGCGCTTGTTCTTGTCGGAATATCCTTTGATCCCAAGCTCTTTCGCCCGGCCACGAAGATCGTCGACGGTCCAGTCGTCGTAGGAACCGGACTCGCCGCCCGCGCGGCCGACACTCGAACGGCCTCTGGCGGCCGCGGCGTTGGAGATCCGCGCTGCTTTCTCCTTCGAATTGCCTTCGTCGCGCAGCTCCTCGTAGAGCTTCTCGTCCTTGATCGACGGATTGGGCATCAGTTCCTCCTTCGTTGTGATCAGTACCAGCTGCGCCGCCCGGCGACCGGCCGTCCGATGGCGCCGAGCAACCAGAACACGCCGCCGATGACCAGCAAGATCACGCCGATCACCCACAGCAGGTAGATGTTGAAGAGCAAGCCGAGGATGAGCAGAATTGCCCCGAGAACAATCATGGCAACCTCAATTCACCGCGGCGACGGGAACCATCGCGCTGGGTTGTGGCAAACGACACTCGTCCACCTTCGGATTGACGCCCGCATAGTTGAGCGGGCCGGCGAGGACCGTCAGCGCTATGGCGCCTGCGGTCGCGCAGTTAGCTGATCCACCATGGAAATAGTCGCGCTGCCAGGCCGCCACCACCCCGATGATCAGCCAGATGAGCACGAGTGTTCCAAACAATCCACCAAGTCTCATGGCATGCGATGTACCCGGCTGACGCGCGGGTCAAACATTCGGGCAAACCTGGCGTTTCGGTTGGTCGGTGATCCAGCGGGCGGCCAGCAGTCCGGAGCCGGCGGTGAGCATTGCCGCGGCCACCACCGTGGCGTTGAGGTTGACGGCGTCGGCCAGCACGCCGGCGACCAGTGCGCCCGCCGCATAGCCGATGTCACGCCAGAACCGGTAGGCGCCCAGGGCATTGGCACGCCAGGACGGGTGGGCGTGGTCGGAGATCGACGCGATCAGTGCCGGATAGACCATCGCGGTACCGATACCCAGCGCGGTGGCCGAGGCGATGCCTGCCGCCAGGGGCCAGCTGAGCAATGCCAGGGCGAGCACGAATCCCAGCGACTGGACCAGCATGCCCCAGACGATCAGTGGTTTGCGCCCGATCCGATCGGCCAGGTGGCCGGTGGGGATCTGTCCAAGCCCCCACAGCAACGGGTATAGCCCCTTGATCAGCCCCACCGCGGCCAGGCCCAGGCCGTGGTCGATGAACAGCAGCGGGAACACACCCCAGGTGAGGCCATCGTTGAGGTTGTTGA
Above is a window of Mycolicibacterium boenickei DNA encoding:
- a CDS encoding sulfurtransferase is translated as MPLPADPSPTLAEYAHPERLVTADWLASNLGRPGLAIVESDEDVLLYDTGHIPGAVKIDWHLDLNDPNVRDYINGEQFAELMDRKGIGRDDTVVIYGDKSNWWAAYALWVFTLFGHPDVRLLDGGRDLWVSHGRDTTLEVPTRQSSGYPVVERNDAPIRAYRNDVLDILGKQPLIDVRSPQEYTGERTHMPDYPEEGALRGGHIPTAKSIPWAKAARDSGQFRSRAELEDLYGFLKPDDETVVYCRIGERSSHTWFVLTHLLGLPGVRNYDGSWTEWGNAVRVPVAVGPDPGEAP
- a CDS encoding SufE family protein → MPAALAEVVSDFQEVAGQDKLQLLLEFANELPPLPSHLEEAAMEPVPECQSPLFLDVDASDRDKVRLYFSAPPEAPTTRGFAAILAEGLDGQSADDILAVPDDFYTALGLAALISPLRLRGMSAMLTRIKRRLRAA
- a CDS encoding DUF6199 family natural product biosynthesis protein, coding for MGVLVGGVMVAGPKGIWWATQSWKFRHPEANEPSDLSYGMTRASGVLLICLALVMGSVVISDSLSMSAAEKREQEAEAQQKAAEKGVQLDDGTSSSQPPGGCQVVPALSRLGTSTVTVNVKLRWSDAGGGPDADKAGCRTGSPEVRAMTSRWGKITDGTTVLTDGPIADKAGTEVSGVGPGNRVPRS
- a CDS encoding acetyl-CoA carboxylase biotin carboxylase subunit, whose protein sequence is MANHASSKISKVLVANRGEIAVRVIRAAKDAGLASVAVYAEPDADAPHVRLADEAFALGGQTSAESYLVFEKILDAAAKSGANAIHPGYGFLSENADFAQAVLDAGLIWIGPSPQSIRDLGDKVTARHIAARAQAPLVPGTPDPVKDADEVVAFAKEYGVPVAIKAAFGGGGRGMKVARTIEEIPELFESATREAVAAFGRGECFVERYLDKPRHVEAQVIADTHGNVVVAGTRDCSLQRRFQKLVEEAPAPFLTDAQRKEIHESAKRICKEAGYYGAGTVEYLVGQDGLISFLEVNTRLQVEHPVTEETSGIDLVLQQFKIANGEALDITEDPTPRGHSFEFRINGEDAGRGFLPAPGPVTKFEAPTGPGVRMDSGVESGSVIGGQFDSMLAKLIVTGATREEALARSRRALAEFNVEGLATVIPFHRAVTADPAFIGDGEKFDVHTRWIETEWDNTVEPFTGGDPIEEEDTIPRQTVVVEVGGRRLEVSLPGDLALGGGGGAAPGVVRKKPKARKRGGGGATAASGDSVTAPMQGTVVKVAVEEGQEVSAGDLVVVLEAMKMENPVTAHKDGVITGLAVEAGAAITQGTVIAEIK
- a CDS encoding malate dehydrogenase, whose translation is MSPTPKIVTVTGAAGQIGYAALFRIGAGALLGRDVPVKLRLLELPSAIRAAEGVVMELVDSAFDGLVDIEIHDDPVRAFDGVDVALLVGARPRSKGMERADLLAANAAIFAESGKALNAGAANDVRVVVVGNPANTNALVASAHAPDIPAERFTALTRLDHNRAVAALATHAGVHVTDVSRVTVWGNHSPTMYPDIFHAVVDGRPGSEFASDTDWLTHDFIPTVATRGTAIIEARGTSSAASAANAAIDHVRDWVDGTDPDDWTSVALPSPGVYGIPEGVVASLPVRAVDGVWEIVEGLEVNDFSRARIDASVAELLDERHAVERLGLL
- a CDS encoding SDR family oxidoreductase → MPPHPSAHPFAGRNIVLVGGGSGIGLATARLVTAGKGTVVLGGRTPERLAAAAATLGPQASWHQVDTADQDSIDAFFDFVGTRLGSVHGLFTTAADYLTGPMAGLSVEQAATVFDSKFWGQYRVVKSAIPVLSPDAAIVLMSGAASARPAAIAPAYSAANAAIEGLARGLAVELAPVTVNAIAPGTVEGNLWSQRDPAIREQAFGAYRDASTIGRLADEDEIAQSVGYLLSSRITTGSTLFPDGGYAFR
- a CDS encoding nucleotidyltransferase family protein encodes the protein MSKADAVAGVVLAAGAGSRFGMPKVLADAGDWLVHAVSALDRGGCDDVIVVLGAAVVEVPEPARAVVATRWADGMSASVREGLNAVGDAEWVVLHTVDTPDVGAAVVARVLDAARGAGSGLARARYDGRPGHPVVLARRHVAALAATLHGDQGARAFLGGRDDVIAVECGDLATGLDIDER
- a CDS encoding STAS domain-containing protein, with product MTVFSTSALIDRTDESPATFATRWLPPTTAVISAHGEIDAVNAGDFADYALRHTGKAERVAVDLTDVQFFGTAGLSALTAIDERCSATDTDWVLVPSKAVNRLLRICDPDSAWRTCYSVAAALSTLNGKTPLLQLVAKSR
- a CDS encoding RNA polymerase sigma factor SigF; the encoded protein is MFRELSGLSEDSSARERQRERIVERCLPLADHIARRFDGRGEPREDLVQVARVGLVNAINRFDVEAGSDFVSFAVPTIMGEVRRHFRDNSWSVKVPRRLKELHLRLGAATAELSQRLGRAPTASELAEELDMDREEVIEGLVAGSSYNTLSIDSGGGGDEDAPAIVDTLGDLDAGLDRIDNRETLRPLLAQLPERERTVLILRFFESMTQTQIAERVGVSQMHVSRLLAKSLARLRDQLQ
- a CDS encoding ATP-binding protein, translating into MADEQGQPKPLHRGDRSVEIRVAARLENLAVVRTLVAAVAAFEDLDFDVVADLRLAVDEACTALIRAAVPDSSLQLVVDPHEESVVITASTTCTGAAVVEPGSFSWHVLSSLTDEVKTFADGDGPDTGQVFGITLTTRRASLLR
- a CDS encoding DUF6328 family protein, with translation MDADHPELDQPWDQTARQETEAERLDRNWSSLLQELRVVQTGVQLLTGLLLTLPFQERFSMLDEPMRVLYLVTVACSAAATALLVAPVGMHRILFRRHRLNLLVSAAHRCAFVGLVLLGLAMAGVTELIFDTVAGRQAGFVAGAVALVTFVGVWLVLPLAMRLGHPMSTGGSVELGTQRSQ
- a CDS encoding LLM class F420-dependent oxidoreductase gives rise to the protein MARFGYTLMTEQSGPRQLVDYAVSAEQAGFDFEVSSDHYSPWLASQGHAPNAWPVLGAVAHATEKVQLYSYVTCPTIRYHPAIVAQQAATVQILADGRFTLGLGSGENLNEHVVGQGWPTVERRLDMLAEAIKLIRELLSGDLIDFRGEFYEVDSARLWDVPEVPVTIAVSMTGEKSVEKLAVAADHLINVAPDRAIVEGWQQRRQATGVLPEGRVIGQVPVCWDPDRDAAVERAHDQFRWFGGGWAVNADLPTPAGFAAATRYVRREDVASAIPCGPDLDAIAAAVAPYLEAGFTDIALVQIGDEGQQRFLDQAARPLLAALRAEFD